In Limosilactobacillus sp. WILCCON 0051, a single window of DNA contains:
- a CDS encoding alpha/beta hydrolase, whose amino-acid sequence MLKYKFWLKIMLTICLMMTMASSAKAAALNSQKYVQSTTPTFFFHGWGSGAHAERHMVQAAIDAGVTKTVIVANVAQNGTVELEGKIPHGAINPIIEVNLIDNENSNYTTDGHYVAAAIQKVCQTYHFKKYQVEAHSMGNMAFLYCLLQNANNSKFPKLQKEVAMAGTFDGVIGWNQPANLQYNERTGEATPATKSYQKLKKLRHTYPTTARVLNIYGDLGDGTDSQVDNKSSKALKYLVASRAKSYQEQRITGANAKHELLHRNPQVDAILIKFLWGK is encoded by the coding sequence ATCTTGAAATATAAATTCTGGCTTAAAATTATGCTGACGATCTGTTTGATGATGACCATGGCTTCATCCGCCAAAGCAGCTGCATTGAATTCCCAAAAATACGTTCAGTCAACCACGCCAACCTTTTTCTTTCATGGCTGGGGCAGCGGGGCGCATGCCGAACGACACATGGTTCAGGCGGCAATTGATGCCGGTGTCACCAAAACCGTCATCGTAGCCAACGTTGCGCAAAATGGCACCGTTGAGCTGGAAGGCAAGATTCCCCACGGCGCGATCAACCCAATCATTGAAGTCAACCTGATCGATAATGAGAACTCAAACTATACTACGGATGGTCATTACGTTGCCGCGGCCATTCAAAAAGTCTGCCAAACCTATCATTTCAAAAAATATCAAGTTGAGGCGCATTCGATGGGCAACATGGCGTTTCTTTACTGCCTGCTGCAAAACGCCAACAATTCTAAGTTTCCCAAGCTGCAAAAAGAAGTCGCGATGGCTGGCACCTTTGATGGCGTAATCGGCTGGAATCAACCCGCCAACCTGCAGTATAACGAACGGACCGGTGAAGCCACGCCAGCCACCAAATCATATCAAAAACTCAAAAAACTGCGCCACACCTATCCAACCACTGCCCGCGTCCTAAATATTTATGGCGATCTGGGCGATGGTACCGACAGCCAGGTGGACAATAAATCATCCAAAGCCTTGAAGTACCTGGTTGCCAGTCGAGCCAAATCATATCAAGAACAGCGCATCACAGGGGCCAATGCCAAACATGAGCTTTTACACCGCAATCCACAGGTCGATGCGATCTTGATCAAGTTCTTATGGGGCAAATAG
- a CDS encoding flavodoxin, giving the protein MAQQALIVYYSQFNNTTKLAKLIQDATKAPALRLRVADSVYPNNMEATGRIYQQQLKQHQLPKLINSMPQLNQYDVVLVGGPVWNGNVAAPVIEFLKTIQGYQGLIAPFSTAWSDSDDYQENFIKRAGRLQVTDGFHVTTHGSHQFKANNLAAWLRKL; this is encoded by the coding sequence ATGGCCCAGCAAGCACTCATTGTTTATTATTCACAATTTAATAATACCACTAAACTTGCCAAATTAATTCAAGATGCGACCAAGGCTCCGGCGTTGCGTCTGCGCGTGGCCGACAGCGTCTATCCAAACAACATGGAAGCTACTGGTCGCATCTATCAACAGCAGCTAAAACAACACCAGCTGCCTAAACTTATCAATTCCATGCCGCAGCTGAATCAATATGACGTTGTTTTGGTCGGCGGCCCCGTCTGGAATGGCAACGTGGCAGCACCAGTGATTGAGTTTTTGAAAACCATTCAAGGATACCAAGGCTTGATTGCGCCATTCTCAACTGCCTGGAGCGATTCTGACGATTATCAAGAAAATTTCATTAAACGGGCTGGCCGGCTGCAGGTCACTGATGGATTCCACGTCACGACTCACGGCTCTCATCAGTTCAAGGCAAACAATCTGGCCGCCTGGCTGCGCAAACTATAA
- a CDS encoding NAD(P)H-binding protein: MKVFVAGATGRVGQAVVTELQKAGHEVVAGARHPEKISQPDVLKVRLDLHASVTELQKALGKADAVIFAAGSRGKDLLQVDLNGSVKLAEASRQNGIKRFVQLSSAFALDQDKWAQTPILKDITDYNIAKFYADRWLIDHPGLDWTIVQAGVLDERPATGMVAINDGSYGHNAISDVAAVLVRSLGHSNTIGKVIMMHDGSQSIDAALSSLK; this comes from the coding sequence ATGAAAGTTTTTGTCGCTGGAGCTACGGGACGAGTGGGGCAAGCCGTCGTCACTGAGCTCCAAAAAGCAGGTCATGAAGTAGTCGCGGGTGCTCGTCATCCAGAAAAGATCAGTCAACCAGATGTCTTGAAAGTCAGGCTTGATCTGCATGCTTCCGTTACTGAGCTGCAAAAAGCACTGGGCAAAGCTGACGCGGTAATCTTTGCAGCGGGCTCACGTGGTAAGGACCTGCTGCAGGTTGATTTAAATGGCAGCGTTAAACTGGCAGAAGCAAGCCGGCAAAATGGCATTAAGCGTTTCGTCCAGCTGAGCTCTGCCTTTGCACTTGATCAGGATAAATGGGCCCAAACGCCTATTTTAAAAGATATTACTGATTATAACATCGCCAAGTTTTATGCAGATCGTTGGCTGATTGATCATCCGGGATTGGATTGGACGATTGTACAGGCAGGGGTCTTGGATGAGCGGCCAGCTACAGGGATGGTTGCAATAAATGATGGTAGCTATGGTCATAACGCAATTTCTGACGTTGCAGCGGTACTCGTTAGGAGCCTGGGACATTCGAATACGATTGGCAAGGTCATCATGATGCACGACGGCAGCCAGTCAATCGATGCCGCATTAAGCAGCCTAAAGTGA
- the dprA gene encoding DNA-processing protein DprA, with translation MHLREFILRLSLCSCLSRRMKYRLLMAAVQQKQITNLARLTDHLNITFDKRMQWFDEWSSQKLRRQTEQNLPMPFITPLDAIYPQRLREIYDPPLVLYYQGNLQLLQYPCLAVVGSRNITKYGERAINQLLPGIVSSQVAIVSGLAKGVDGLAHQITLLDGGAAIAVIGTGLDGSYPRCNAFLQRQIAQSGLLLTEYPLATTPYPSNFPERNRIIAGLCHACLVVEGSRRSGSLITANLALQDNRNVGAVPGPIDSPMSLGANELIAAGARPILSSQDILEELPDWLFSAR, from the coding sequence ATGCATCTGCGTGAATTTATCTTAAGGCTGAGTCTATGCAGCTGTTTGAGTCGACGGATGAAATATCGACTTTTAATGGCTGCCGTTCAGCAAAAACAGATTACCAACCTCGCTAGATTGACTGATCACTTGAACATCACTTTTGACAAACGGATGCAGTGGTTTGACGAATGGTCCAGCCAAAAACTGCGGCGTCAGACTGAGCAAAATCTGCCGATGCCTTTCATAACGCCGCTTGACGCGATCTATCCGCAGCGCCTGCGAGAAATTTATGATCCGCCATTGGTTTTGTATTATCAAGGCAACCTACAACTGCTGCAGTACCCTTGTCTAGCCGTGGTTGGATCAAGGAATATCACTAAATATGGTGAACGAGCGATCAATCAATTACTGCCAGGAATCGTCAGCAGTCAAGTCGCAATCGTCAGCGGCCTGGCCAAAGGAGTTGACGGCTTGGCTCACCAGATTACGCTGCTGGATGGTGGAGCCGCAATTGCCGTAATCGGGACTGGTCTAGATGGCAGCTATCCACGCTGCAATGCATTTTTACAGCGGCAAATCGCGCAGTCCGGTCTTTTGCTGACGGAGTATCCACTGGCAACTACGCCCTACCCGAGCAATTTTCCCGAACGCAATCGGATCATTGCCGGTTTATGTCATGCCTGTCTGGTGGTCGAAGGCAGTCGGCGCAGCGGCAGTCTGATTACGGCCAACCTGGCGCTGCAGGACAATCGAAATGTCGGTGCGGTACCTGGACCAATCGATTCACCAATGTCGCTGGGAGCCAATGAACTGATTGCTGCTGGGGCGCGGCCGATTCTAAGCAGTCAAGACATCTTAGAGGAGCTGCCTGACTGGCTGTTTTCTGCAAGATAG
- a CDS encoding YozE family protein: MFRESFYHFLMTLRQPNQPTEIEQFANNAFLDSSFPKQSQDFDEISHYLEENAEYLPGMTIFDDAWQLYLEKMN, encoded by the coding sequence ATGTTTCGTGAAAGCTTCTATCATTTTTTGATGACCTTAAGGCAGCCCAATCAGCCAACTGAGATTGAGCAGTTTGCCAACAATGCTTTTTTGGACTCGTCATTTCCTAAGCAATCCCAAGATTTTGATGAAATATCTCATTATTTGGAAGAAAATGCCGAATATCTGCCAGGAATGACGATTTTTGATGATGCCTGGCAGCTGTATCTAGAAAAAATGAATTAG
- a CDS encoding GNAT family N-acetyltransferase, with product MHIEKAEMKDLDRVVEILRDGRNQLAESGIDQWQGDYPNVEHIQEDIEHGFAYLVHSDDHETVGAFAIVAAPDHSYDELDGKWLVDTDNYLVIHRVAIHSDHAGNGYASGLFKSVIDYVKENPNGVKSLRIDTHEDNKPMQHLIEKYGFTRVGTLHGVYRPEETSYVYEMPIQ from the coding sequence ATGCATATTGAAAAAGCCGAAATGAAGGATCTGGATCGAGTTGTCGAAATTCTGCGTGATGGCCGCAATCAGCTGGCGGAAAGCGGGATTGATCAATGGCAAGGCGATTATCCGAATGTTGAACATATCCAAGAAGATATCGAACATGGCTTTGCATACCTGGTACATTCCGACGATCATGAAACGGTAGGAGCTTTTGCAATCGTAGCAGCTCCGGACCACTCTTACGACGAATTGGATGGCAAATGGCTGGTTGATACCGACAACTATCTGGTTATTCACCGGGTTGCCATTCACTCTGACCATGCCGGCAATGGCTATGCTTCTGGCTTGTTTAAGAGCGTTATCGATTACGTTAAGGAAAATCCAAACGGTGTCAAGTCATTACGGATCGACACCCATGAGGACAACAAGCCAATGCAGCACTTAATTGAAAAGTATGGCTTTACGCGGGTAGGGACTCTGCATGGCGTCTACCGTCCTGAAGAAACCTCATACGTCTACGAAATGCCGATTCAATAA
- a CDS encoding SGNH/GDSL hydrolase family protein produces MLRGKKGLLLLIGAILAVAGGSGYWYHQQQSASTTVQQTSQKDRVLKKKITLVAIGDSLTHGQGDDKNEQGYVGRIRKKLQKHYHNRVTTYNYGVTGDRSDQMLKRLNEQPEMRANLKKADVIVMTVGGNDLMQKLESNLLSNSTDKIESNIEQAGTTYQQKLNELLTAVRKQNATAPIFMYSIYDPVYTYFPDVSIINESVAKWNQITKQTVAQYGPSYFVDINHLMSYGQYKTAKQRQKLSQQAQKANSDQITQKQVIAIMNNDTHNLNNYISTEDNFHPNSKGYDQMTNALYKVMLQHDDWEYQQK; encoded by the coding sequence ATGCTGCGCGGCAAAAAAGGCTTACTGTTGTTGATCGGCGCCATTTTAGCGGTAGCTGGCGGGAGTGGTTATTGGTATCACCAGCAGCAGTCAGCATCGACAACGGTTCAACAGACTTCACAAAAAGATCGGGTTTTAAAGAAAAAAATAACGCTGGTCGCGATTGGTGATTCGCTGACGCATGGTCAAGGCGATGATAAAAACGAGCAGGGTTATGTTGGACGGATTAGGAAAAAACTGCAAAAACACTACCATAATCGCGTGACCACGTATAATTATGGGGTAACTGGCGACCGGTCCGATCAGATGCTCAAGCGGCTTAATGAACAGCCAGAAATGCGGGCAAATCTAAAAAAAGCCGATGTGATCGTGATGACGGTTGGCGGCAATGACTTGATGCAGAAACTGGAGAGCAACCTGCTGAGCAATTCTACCGATAAGATTGAGAGCAATATCGAACAGGCAGGCACGACCTATCAGCAAAAGCTAAATGAATTGCTGACTGCGGTTCGCAAGCAGAATGCCACTGCGCCGATTTTTATGTACAGTATTTATGATCCGGTTTATACTTATTTCCCTGATGTGTCGATTATCAACGAGTCCGTTGCCAAATGGAATCAAATCACAAAACAGACCGTGGCTCAGTATGGCCCGTCCTATTTCGTTGATATCAATCATTTAATGTCATACGGTCAGTATAAAACGGCCAAGCAGCGGCAAAAACTCTCACAGCAGGCTCAAAAAGCCAACAGCGATCAGATTACCCAAAAGCAGGTCATTGCGATTATGAACAATGATACGCATAACCTAAACAACTACATCTCAACTGAAGATAATTTTCACCCTAACAGCAAGGGCTATGATCAGATGACCAATGCTTTGTACAAGGTGATGCTGCAGCACGATGACTGGGAATATCAGCAAAAGTAG
- a CDS encoding AzlC family ABC transporter permease, with protein MQASPPATRQETVRFAFNSSLPIFFGYVILGTGYGLYMHNLGFGFWFPTIMAAVVYGGSVEFILASMLVQSFLPGNVVLITLVVGFRQFFYGLSMLKKYRGAGWRKFFLIYGLTDETFVVNYSLSIPKEYDRYSVYTLISLFDHSYWVLGAFLGGALGSLIGKEIPGMDFVMTALFIALAVDQFQKEKDHLSSTSGVIVTIACLLLFGKTYFLVATLLILVAEYAVIYWRQAKRGDQNDAD; from the coding sequence ATGCAAGCATCACCACCGGCAACGCGCCAGGAAACCGTGCGCTTTGCTTTTAACAGTTCGTTACCGATTTTTTTCGGTTATGTTATCTTAGGGACCGGCTATGGGCTATACATGCATAACCTGGGCTTTGGTTTCTGGTTTCCCACGATAATGGCAGCGGTAGTTTATGGGGGCTCCGTTGAATTTATCCTGGCTTCCATGCTGGTTCAGAGCTTTTTGCCGGGCAACGTTGTCTTGATAACGCTGGTCGTTGGCTTTCGGCAGTTTTTTTATGGCCTTTCAATGCTGAAAAAATATCGCGGTGCGGGCTGGCGCAAGTTCTTTTTGATCTATGGCTTGACCGATGAGACCTTTGTCGTCAATTATAGTCTGTCGATTCCCAAAGAATATGATCGTTACTCAGTCTATACGCTGATTTCGCTTTTTGATCACAGCTACTGGGTCTTGGGCGCATTCTTAGGCGGCGCGCTGGGGAGTCTGATTGGCAAAGAGATTCCCGGCATGGATTTTGTTATGACGGCGCTGTTTATTGCCTTGGCCGTTGACCAGTTTCAAAAGGAAAAGGATCATCTTAGCTCAACCAGCGGCGTGATCGTTACGATTGCCTGTCTGCTGCTGTTTGGCAAGACGTATTTTTTGGTAGCGACGCTGTTGATTCTAGTGGCTGAATACGCCGTTATCTACTGGCGTCAAGCAAAGAGGGGGGACCAAAATGACGCTGACTGA
- a CDS encoding class I SAM-dependent RNA methyltransferase, whose product MQKFHLIATAAAGIEALVGKELRALGYETQVENGRVRFEGDLRDIMVANLWLRTADRVKIIVGEFDATDFDSLFEQTKALPWEDLLPIDAAFPVEGKSHRSQLHNVPSVQAIVKKAIVDRLTEVYHRRTRLSETGATYPLEVAINKDHVLLTLDTTGPSLFKRGYRKGKGGAPLKENMAAALVMLAHWFPDNPFVDPVCGSGTIPIEAALIGHNIAPGINRGFQCEHWVNLMPENLSDDVRDEADAKADYDIELDIHGYDIDQNMIDIAQRNCQAAGLTHDITFKQLAVKDWHTDKINGVIVANPPYGERLSDQESVRELYRQMGEIYRPMTTWSKYILTADLEFETYYGQKATKRRKLYNGALRTDLFQYWGKKQR is encoded by the coding sequence TTGCAAAAATTTCATTTGATAGCTACTGCGGCAGCCGGGATTGAAGCCTTGGTAGGCAAGGAGCTGCGGGCACTAGGCTATGAAACGCAGGTTGAAAATGGCCGGGTGCGTTTTGAAGGCGATCTGCGCGATATCATGGTGGCCAATCTTTGGCTGCGGACGGCTGACCGGGTCAAGATTATCGTGGGTGAGTTTGACGCGACTGATTTTGACAGCCTGTTTGAGCAGACCAAGGCATTGCCATGGGAAGACCTGTTACCGATTGACGCGGCTTTTCCGGTTGAGGGCAAGAGTCATCGCTCACAGCTGCATAACGTTCCCAGCGTACAGGCAATCGTCAAAAAAGCAATCGTTGACCGTTTGACTGAGGTTTATCATCGACGGACGCGGCTGAGTGAAACTGGGGCGACCTATCCGCTGGAAGTTGCCATTAATAAGGATCACGTATTGCTGACGCTTGATACGACTGGCCCCAGCCTGTTCAAGCGCGGCTATCGCAAGGGCAAGGGGGGCGCGCCATTAAAAGAAAACATGGCCGCGGCCCTGGTGATGCTTGCCCATTGGTTCCCTGACAATCCGTTCGTAGATCCTGTTTGTGGTTCAGGAACGATTCCAATTGAGGCCGCCTTGATTGGTCATAATATTGCTCCTGGCATCAATCGCGGCTTTCAATGCGAGCACTGGGTCAATCTGATGCCAGAAAACCTGAGCGATGATGTACGTGATGAAGCCGATGCCAAGGCTGACTACGACATTGAACTGGATATTCACGGTTATGATATTGACCAGAATATGATCGATATTGCTCAGCGGAACTGTCAGGCAGCCGGTTTGACGCATGACATCACGTTTAAGCAGCTGGCAGTCAAGGATTGGCACACTGACAAGATCAATGGTGTCATCGTCGCCAATCCGCCATATGGTGAGCGTTTGAGCGATCAGGAGTCGGTGCGCGAGCTGTATCGGCAAATGGGCGAGATCTACCGTCCGATGACGACATGGAGCAAGTATATCTTAACGGCTGATTTGGAGTTTGAAACCTACTATGGTCAAAAAGCCACCAAACGCCGCAAGCTTTACAATGGTGCCTTAAGAACGGATCTATTCCAGTACTGGGGCAAGAAACAGAGGTAA
- a CDS encoding YpmS family protein → MEDKLKKQYNGWKAAFWVLVIVLIGSLLTVVHLASAPVKTPAETAAPKASDTSLELVLNQKQVNALANSYIKKIQKKSKKPQYRFIVGNQYATVIGRAKFLGVNVQYAMNCIPVKTSEGNIMLKAKGLAVGRLNLPIGFVMGYIKKNYQLPNWVYINQKKKTILLDLNKYTKNKAVHAQADEINMADGQFKFLITVPQDN, encoded by the coding sequence ATGGAAGATAAGCTAAAAAAACAATATAATGGCTGGAAGGCAGCTTTTTGGGTCTTGGTAATCGTCTTGATCGGCTCGCTGCTGACGGTAGTTCATCTAGCCAGCGCACCAGTTAAGACGCCAGCTGAAACCGCGGCTCCCAAAGCCAGCGATACGTCATTGGAACTGGTTTTGAATCAAAAACAGGTCAATGCCTTAGCCAACAGCTACATTAAAAAAATTCAAAAAAAGTCCAAAAAACCGCAATATCGTTTTATTGTAGGTAATCAGTATGCAACGGTGATCGGTCGCGCCAAATTTTTGGGGGTCAACGTGCAATACGCGATGAACTGCATTCCGGTTAAAACCAGTGAAGGCAATATTATGCTGAAAGCTAAAGGACTGGCGGTTGGCCGGCTTAACCTGCCGATCGGGTTCGTCATGGGCTATATCAAAAAGAACTATCAGCTGCCAAACTGGGTCTACATTAACCAAAAGAAAAAGACGATTTTGCTGGATCTGAATAAATACACCAAAAATAAGGCAGTGCATGCCCAAGCTGATGAGATTAACATGGCAGATGGTCAGTTTAAGTTCTTGATTACCGTGCCGCAGGATAACTAA
- a CDS encoding AzlD domain-containing protein has translation MTLTDQIICIALAALANFATRVTPFLLFRTEAATPDFVTGLGRFLPAAIMGMLVVYCYRNVNWLGGTHGLPEVIAGVVTIIVHLWKHSLFLTLIVGTLCYMLLINFIF, from the coding sequence ATGACGCTGACTGATCAGATTATCTGCATTGCCTTAGCCGCGCTGGCAAACTTTGCCACCCGGGTAACGCCATTTCTGCTTTTTAGAACGGAAGCGGCCACGCCTGATTTCGTAACCGGGCTGGGCAGGTTTTTACCGGCCGCGATTATGGGGATGCTGGTCGTATACTGCTATCGCAACGTTAATTGGCTTGGCGGCACGCATGGACTGCCAGAAGTCATTGCCGGCGTAGTGACGATAATCGTGCATTTATGGAAGCACAGCCTGTTTTTAACCTTGATCGTCGGGACTCTTTGCTATATGCTGCTGATCAATTTTATTTTTTGA
- the ylqF gene encoding ribosome biogenesis GTPase YlqF, with the protein MATIQWFPGHMAKALRQIREQMPLVDIVFELVDARVPYSSQNPEVDLAAGDKPRLLILTKTDLADPEVTKEWLQYFKDHGQPVLALDSRARSVAKTVTNAAKQVLAEKLANEQAKGMKKRAIRAMCVGVPNVGKSTLLNHLVKKNVAATGNRPGVTTGQQWLRSSAELELLDTPGVLWHKFATEKEGLMLALSGAIKDSLFAKDDVALFALQYLRANRLTELKQRYHLSDADVDESVTDPDLLLTITKKMGFRDDYDRGSERLIFDLRKGKLGTISLEKPADINAEGLNE; encoded by the coding sequence ATGGCAACAATTCAATGGTTCCCTGGTCACATGGCTAAAGCATTGCGCCAGATCAGAGAGCAGATGCCTTTAGTCGATATCGTATTTGAGCTGGTTGACGCGCGGGTGCCATACTCCTCGCAAAATCCAGAAGTTGATCTGGCAGCTGGCGACAAGCCGCGTCTTTTGATCTTAACCAAAACCGATTTAGCGGATCCAGAAGTCACCAAAGAATGGCTGCAGTACTTTAAGGATCACGGACAGCCGGTACTGGCACTGGACTCGCGCGCCCGCAGCGTTGCCAAGACCGTTACCAACGCGGCCAAGCAGGTCTTAGCCGAAAAGCTGGCCAATGAGCAGGCTAAGGGGATGAAGAAACGGGCGATTCGCGCAATGTGTGTCGGCGTGCCTAACGTCGGCAAGTCAACGCTTTTGAATCACCTGGTCAAAAAGAACGTCGCGGCTACCGGTAATCGGCCAGGGGTAACGACTGGTCAGCAGTGGCTGCGCTCATCGGCTGAATTGGAGCTGCTGGATACGCCAGGCGTTTTATGGCATAAGTTTGCGACCGAAAAAGAAGGCTTAATGCTGGCACTTTCTGGCGCGATCAAGGACAGTCTGTTTGCCAAGGATGACGTGGCCCTGTTTGCACTGCAGTATCTGCGCGCCAATCGGCTGACCGAATTAAAGCAGCGCTACCATCTGAGTGACGCTGATGTTGACGAAAGCGTGACTGATCCGGATCTGCTGCTGACGATTACTAAAAAGATGGGCTTTCGTGATGACTACGACCGCGGCAGTGAACGGCTGATCTTTGATTTGCGCAAGGGCAAGCTGGGAACGATCTCATTGGAAAAGCCGGCTGATATTAATGCTGAGGGTCTCAATGAATAA
- a CDS encoding HD domain-containing protein, protein MEQAAQLEAIKRYTIQKLGSDSTGHGLDHIMRVVRMTKKLIETEAANEFIAVAAAYLHDTIDEKLVISVKEAEEELEDFLRRIDLTNEQIQAIMDIISNMSFADTLGDARPTLSREGQIVQDADWLDGLGSIGITRAVYYGGSHGERIYDPLIKPREHMNREEYRTERDETVINHFYEKLLKIKDMLNTETARKIAAHRQQIMKEFLDEFFLEWDAKA, encoded by the coding sequence ATGGAACAAGCAGCACAATTGGAGGCCATTAAGCGCTACACCATCCAAAAACTGGGCAGTGACAGTACTGGACACGGCCTCGACCACATCATGCGCGTCGTACGGATGACTAAAAAACTGATCGAAACCGAGGCTGCCAATGAGTTTATCGCCGTTGCCGCGGCCTACCTTCACGATACGATTGACGAAAAGCTGGTAATCAGCGTAAAAGAAGCCGAGGAAGAATTGGAAGACTTCTTGCGGCGCATTGACCTAACCAATGAACAGATCCAAGCAATCATGGATATCATTTCCAACATGTCATTTGCCGATACGTTAGGCGATGCACGACCGACCCTTTCGCGTGAAGGCCAGATCGTCCAGGATGCCGACTGGCTGGACGGTCTAGGCAGCATCGGCATCACCCGGGCCGTCTATTATGGTGGCAGCCACGGCGAGCGCATCTATGACCCGCTGATCAAACCGCGCGAGCATATGAATCGTGAAGAATACCGTACAGAACGCGATGAGACCGTCATTAATCATTTTTACGAAAAGCTGCTGAAAATCAAAGACATGCTGAATACGGAAACAGCACGCAAAATCGCCGCTCATCGTCAGCAGATCATGAAAGAATTTTTAGACGAGTTTTTCTTAGAATGGGATGCCAAAGCCTAG
- a CDS encoding glycosyltransferase family 8 protein — protein sequence MNLLFSIDDRFWRQMLTVLNSIRLNSQPRQLDVYVIQSQELVHTPEIRKTCERWGMNYHPIIIRDEEFDQAPVTDRYPKTIYYRLLAHQYLPKQLHRILYLDADVLCINDIGPLYDTDLDGYLYASAIHTGLTGTTEVINKIRLQNFDADGYYNSGVLLMNLDLIRQRVHAEDIYEYIREHVLLLPDQDVLNALYGKDIKTVPDQLYNFDARKGQTYETISFGEWTLDWVIKHTVILHYCGRHKPWLVDKNTGRYTALYKNYFQMTQRALKQVAISQTAPAATVLQPD from the coding sequence TTGAATCTATTGTTTTCAATTGATGATCGTTTTTGGCGCCAGATGCTGACGGTCCTGAACTCGATCCGACTCAATTCCCAGCCGCGCCAGCTTGATGTATACGTGATCCAATCGCAGGAACTGGTGCACACGCCAGAGATTCGCAAAACTTGTGAACGGTGGGGGATGAACTATCATCCGATTATTATCAGAGATGAAGAATTCGACCAGGCGCCGGTTACTGATCGCTATCCTAAGACCATCTATTATCGCTTGCTGGCTCATCAATATCTGCCAAAACAGCTGCATCGCATTCTATATCTGGATGCTGACGTATTGTGCATTAATGATATCGGACCGCTTTACGATACGGATTTGGATGGCTACCTTTATGCTTCAGCAATTCATACTGGCTTGACTGGTACCACGGAAGTCATCAATAAGATTCGCCTGCAGAACTTTGACGCGGATGGCTATTATAATTCCGGCGTGTTGTTGATGAATCTTGATCTGATCCGGCAGCGGGTTCATGCGGAAGACATTTACGAATATATCCGAGAACACGTCTTGCTGCTGCCGGACCAAGACGTGCTGAATGCCTTATACGGTAAAGATATTAAGACGGTTCCCGATCAGCTTTATAATTTTGATGCTCGCAAAGGTCAGACCTATGAGACGATCAGCTTTGGCGAGTGGACGCTGGACTGGGTCATCAAACATACGGTAATTCTGCATTATTGCGGTCGTCATAAGCCATGGCTCGTTGATAAGAATACGGGACGCTATACGGCGCTTTATAAGAATTACTTTCAAATGACGCAGCGGGCGCTTAAACAGGTGGCCATCAGTCAAACTGCTCCGGCGGCTACTGTCCTGCAGCCGGATTAA
- a CDS encoding ribonuclease HII — translation MNKLSIKEIKDRLKDTPTLDDPFVQSLQQDERKGVQTALAQLKRRLERQAASYAAFKERFKYENQLWQDGQQYVAGIDEVGRGPLAGPVVTCAVILKPDFDLVGVTDSKQLTRHEREQLYLQIVNEALEVSIAVNPCTVIDQLNIYAATQQAMIRSVDSLAHRPSHLIVDAVPLAIDIPQTTLIKGDQKSISVAAASIVAKEYRDHLMRDYDRLYPGYGFAENMGYGTKQHLQGLAELGPCPIHRHSFSPVQQYLR, via the coding sequence ATGAATAAGCTAAGCATTAAAGAAATCAAGGACCGCTTAAAAGACACGCCCACGCTTGATGATCCGTTTGTTCAATCACTGCAGCAAGATGAGCGCAAAGGCGTCCAAACCGCGCTGGCCCAGCTAAAGCGTCGATTGGAACGGCAGGCAGCAAGCTATGCGGCCTTCAAAGAGCGTTTTAAATATGAAAATCAGCTCTGGCAAGATGGTCAGCAGTACGTTGCCGGTATCGATGAGGTTGGGCGGGGGCCGCTGGCTGGTCCAGTAGTAACGTGCGCGGTAATTCTCAAGCCTGATTTTGACCTGGTGGGGGTTACGGACTCTAAGCAGCTGACCAGGCATGAGCGTGAGCAGCTGTATCTGCAGATCGTTAATGAAGCTCTGGAAGTCAGCATTGCCGTCAATCCGTGCACGGTTATCGATCAGCTTAATATCTACGCGGCGACCCAGCAGGCAATGATCCGCAGTGTAGATTCTTTGGCGCATCGGCCGTCCCACCTGATTGTCGATGCCGTCCCCCTGGCAATTGATATTCCGCAGACGACCTTGATTAAAGGCGATCAAAAGAGCATCAGCGTCGCGGCAGCCAGTATCGTTGCCAAAGAATATCGTGACCATCTGATGCGTGATTACGATCGGCTCTATCCAGGCTATGGCTTTGCTGAGAATATGGGCTATGGCACCAAGCAGCATTTGCAGGGCTTGGCAGAACTTGGACCATGCCCGATTCATCGGCACTCGTTTTCACCAGTCCAGCAATATCTGCGTTAG